A stretch of Candidatus Bathyarchaeum sp. DNA encodes these proteins:
- the leuS gene encoding leucine--tRNA ligase yields the protein MTSLSQMEQKWQKKWQGAKIFEADPDPNREKYFITFPFSYMNGPLHVGHGFTATRVDAIARYKRMKGFNVLFPWAWHWTGETIAGASERVKNGDEILIRAFREMDGVSEENLKKFVDPVFMAKYYTDDSRGSVKRIGFSVDWRREFNTTSLYPTFSKFVEWQCERLREKGYIIKGTYPVVWCPHDQSPTGDHDRQTGEGVVAEEYTLIKYKMQDGTILPAATFRPETIYGITNIWINPDADYVKATVNGENWIISQTCANKLTEQLKKVTILETFKGKQIIGKLFTSPLSTRKMLILPGWFVSPDNATGVVYSVPAHAPFDYLALRDLQNKPDLLNEFGIDPQTVKDIKPISLINVEGFGEFPAVELVEKMQVKDQNDTKAEEATKTLYKKEFHGGTLKPICEEYAGKPVSKIKDILIADFKEKGITDSMYDLPDPVVCRCMTPCVVKLLEGQWFVKYSDPEWKQQTKNTLEQATIYPDSARQWFLNIIDWLKEWPCARKSGLGTALPWSPGWIVETLTDSTVYMAFYTINKHLKKYNIQGDQLTLEVFDYIFYGKGNPETVSEQTKIPTEQLEEMRKEFLYWYPLDLRISAKELLPNHLTFFLFQHTALFPKHLPRAVGVNGMLSIEGKKMSKSKGNFITLKDALNKFGADATRCALLLGGEGMNDPDWRADTVKDFKTKLRGFQTLAENIIKNSKTSQSGHMEKWLLSLLQQKIKTITENMEGLKTRTALEHALFEVWNDFRWYVRRTESLDSEVLKQALDSWVRLLAPFAPYICEELYSQLGHEDFVSVADWPEYDETKVDIQAEEAENLVKNVIEDTANILKATKMTPKQIYFYCAAPWKWKTYITAVEKSTSGNIVIGELMKELMTSPELKPVAGKLAKFVQGLSQEINRMPEDIKQKQIQAGVLEEAKVLKTAKTFFEKEFNVKLHIYTEDELSINDPQQKARFAKPYRPAIYIE from the coding sequence AGGCGCCAAAATATTCGAGGCCGACCCAGACCCGAATAGGGAGAAATATTTTATCACTTTTCCTTTTTCGTACATGAATGGCCCCCTTCATGTAGGCCACGGTTTTACTGCCACCCGTGTAGACGCAATTGCCCGATACAAACGCATGAAAGGCTTCAACGTATTGTTCCCTTGGGCATGGCACTGGACCGGAGAAACCATCGCCGGAGCCAGCGAACGCGTAAAAAACGGCGACGAAATCTTGATTCGAGCCTTCAGGGAAATGGACGGAGTCTCAGAAGAGAACCTCAAAAAATTTGTTGACCCCGTGTTCATGGCAAAATATTACACAGACGATAGCCGAGGCTCAGTCAAACGAATCGGATTTTCTGTAGACTGGAGACGAGAATTTAACACAACCTCATTGTATCCAACCTTTAGCAAATTTGTCGAATGGCAATGTGAACGATTACGAGAAAAAGGCTACATCATCAAAGGCACATACCCAGTCGTTTGGTGCCCCCATGACCAAAGCCCAACTGGCGACCACGACCGACAAACCGGAGAAGGCGTCGTAGCCGAAGAATACACCTTAATCAAATACAAAATGCAAGACGGAACAATCCTACCCGCGGCAACATTTCGCCCAGAAACCATCTACGGAATCACAAACATCTGGATAAACCCCGACGCAGACTACGTCAAAGCAACAGTAAACGGCGAAAACTGGATAATCAGCCAAACATGCGCCAACAAACTTACCGAACAACTCAAAAAAGTTACAATTTTGGAAACCTTCAAAGGCAAACAAATCATCGGCAAACTATTCACCAGCCCCTTAAGCACACGAAAAATGCTGATTCTTCCAGGATGGTTTGTTAGCCCAGACAACGCAACTGGAGTAGTCTACAGCGTACCCGCTCATGCACCCTTTGACTATTTGGCACTACGTGACCTGCAAAACAAGCCCGACTTACTCAACGAATTTGGAATCGACCCCCAAACAGTCAAAGACATCAAACCAATTTCGTTAATTAACGTGGAAGGTTTTGGAGAATTCCCTGCCGTTGAACTTGTAGAAAAAATGCAAGTAAAAGACCAAAACGACACCAAAGCAGAAGAAGCAACCAAAACGTTATACAAAAAAGAGTTCCACGGCGGAACCCTCAAACCGATCTGCGAAGAGTACGCAGGAAAACCGGTCAGCAAGATAAAAGACATCCTAATTGCTGACTTTAAAGAAAAAGGCATCACAGACTCCATGTATGACCTGCCGGACCCGGTGGTCTGTCGATGCATGACTCCTTGTGTGGTTAAGCTTCTTGAGGGACAATGGTTTGTAAAATATTCTGACCCCGAATGGAAACAGCAAACCAAAAACACCTTAGAACAAGCAACGATTTATCCGGATTCTGCCCGTCAATGGTTTTTGAACATTATTGATTGGCTCAAAGAATGGCCCTGCGCCCGAAAAAGCGGCTTAGGAACCGCCCTGCCATGGAGCCCCGGATGGATAGTAGAAACCCTAACGGACTCTACGGTTTACATGGCATTTTATACCATAAACAAGCATCTCAAAAAATACAACATCCAAGGGGACCAGTTAACACTAGAAGTGTTTGACTACATTTTCTACGGAAAAGGTAACCCAGAAACTGTTTCTGAGCAAACAAAAATCCCAACCGAACAACTGGAAGAGATGCGCAAAGAATTCCTTTACTGGTATCCACTGGATTTGAGAATCTCAGCCAAAGAATTGTTGCCTAATCATTTGACGTTCTTTTTGTTCCAGCATACCGCCTTGTTCCCTAAACATTTGCCTCGAGCCGTGGGCGTAAATGGCATGCTGAGCATTGAAGGAAAAAAGATGTCCAAATCTAAGGGTAACTTCATCACCCTAAAAGATGCCCTGAACAAGTTTGGAGCAGATGCAACCCGCTGTGCGTTGCTTTTAGGGGGAGAAGGAATGAACGACCCCGACTGGCGAGCCGACACAGTCAAAGACTTTAAAACCAAATTAAGAGGCTTCCAAACATTAGCAGAAAACATAATTAAAAACTCCAAAACCTCGCAATCTGGTCATATGGAAAAATGGCTTCTTAGCTTATTGCAACAAAAAATAAAGACAATCACAGAAAATATGGAAGGCCTTAAAACTCGAACAGCCCTTGAGCATGCACTGTTTGAAGTGTGGAATGATTTTCGATGGTATGTTCGAAGAACAGAAAGCCTTGACTCAGAGGTTCTAAAACAAGCGTTAGATTCTTGGGTTCGTTTGTTGGCTCCTTTTGCTCCTTACATATGTGAAGAACTTTACAGTCAACTGGGCCACGAAGATTTTGTTTCTGTAGCAGATTGGCCAGAATACGACGAAACCAAAGTAGACATCCAAGCCGAAGAAGCAGAAAATCTGGTCAAAAATGTAATAGAAGACACCGCGAACATCCTCAAAGCAACCAAGATGACCCCAAAACAGATTTACTTCTACTGTGCTGCGCCATGGAAATGGAAAACCTACATTACAGCAGTTGAAAAATCAACGTCCGGAAACATTGTTATCGGCGAATTAATGAAAGAACTAATGACAAGCCCTGAACTAAAGCCCGTTGCTGGAAAACTTGCAAAGTTTGTGCAGGGACTTTCCCAAGAGATTAACAGAATGCCTGAGGATATCAAACAAAAACAGATACAAGCAGGCGTTTTAGAGGAAGCAAAAGTACTGAAAACCGCTAAGACGTTTTTTGAAAAAGAATTCAACGTAAAACTTCACATCTACACTGAAGATGAACTAAGCATCAATGATCCCCAACAGAAAGCTAGGTTTGCTAAACCGTATCGTCCTGCGATTTACATTGAGTAA